A part of Streptomyces sp. DSM 40750 genomic DNA contains:
- a CDS encoding SRPBCC family protein: MSKEFEIAREFEVDATPEQVWEAVTSGTGGWLWPMEAPEPHVGGKGPFGSEVTAWDPPHRYTNRVEDVEGISEQTVNQLDYTIEPRDDGRRAWVRYVHSGVFVDDWDNQYDGAAKHTDFYLHTLRQYLTRFEGRTITAFATFDGPETSGGADALTTVGRALGLADDTAEGARVQAEGPEGQLLDAVVDYRDPYFIGLRTDDALIRFFGRNHWGHRVGMSVHDFAPGADAEADETAWQGWLNGVFSRP; the protein is encoded by the coding sequence ATGTCCAAGGAATTCGAGATCGCCCGCGAGTTCGAGGTCGACGCCACGCCCGAGCAGGTGTGGGAGGCCGTCACCAGCGGTACCGGCGGCTGGCTGTGGCCGATGGAGGCGCCCGAGCCGCATGTCGGCGGCAAGGGTCCGTTCGGCTCAGAGGTCACCGCATGGGATCCGCCGCACCGGTACACCAACCGGGTCGAGGACGTCGAGGGGATCTCCGAGCAGACCGTCAACCAGCTCGACTACACGATCGAACCGCGCGACGACGGCCGGCGCGCCTGGGTGCGGTACGTGCACAGCGGCGTCTTCGTCGACGACTGGGACAACCAGTACGACGGCGCCGCCAAGCACACCGACTTCTATCTGCACACCCTGCGCCAGTACCTGACCCGCTTCGAGGGCCGGACGATCACCGCGTTCGCCACCTTCGACGGGCCCGAGACGTCCGGGGGCGCCGACGCGCTCACCACGGTCGGGCGGGCGCTCGGCCTCGCGGACGACACCGCCGAAGGGGCACGCGTCCAGGCCGAGGGCCCCGAGGGGCAGCTCCTCGATGCCGTGGTCGACTACCGCGACCCGTACTTCATCGGCCTGCGCACCGACGACGCCCTCATCCGCTTCTTCGGCCGCAACCACTGGGGCCACCGCGTCGGTATGAGCGTCCACGACTTCGCGCCGGGCGCCGACGCCGAGGCGGACGAGACGGCCTGGCAGGGCTGGCTGAACGGGGTGTTCAGCCGGCCCTGA
- a CDS encoding ArsR/SmtB family transcription factor produces MLDVTVIEDPEAAAVSLDPIRARLLAELAAGPASAAMLAGKVGLPRQKVNYHLKALEKHGLVELAGERRKGNVTERLMRATAASYVISPLALAAVQPDPDRFRDQLSARWLLALGARLVRDVGSLITGAAKARKRLATFALDGEVTFASAADRAAFVQELTAGVSALIRKYDAPDAEGGRGHRIVVAVHPTVKPQATELPDQ; encoded by the coding sequence ATGTTGGACGTCACCGTGATCGAGGACCCCGAGGCAGCGGCGGTCTCGCTGGACCCCATACGGGCCCGGCTGCTCGCCGAGCTGGCGGCCGGGCCCGCGTCGGCGGCCATGCTGGCCGGGAAGGTCGGACTGCCGCGCCAGAAGGTGAACTACCACCTGAAGGCGCTGGAGAAGCACGGCCTGGTCGAGCTGGCGGGGGAGCGCCGCAAGGGCAATGTCACCGAGCGGCTGATGCGGGCGACCGCCGCGTCGTATGTGATCTCGCCGCTCGCACTCGCCGCCGTACAGCCGGACCCGGACCGGTTCCGGGACCAGCTCTCCGCGCGCTGGCTGCTCGCGCTCGGCGCTCGGCTGGTCCGGGACGTCGGGTCGCTGATCACGGGGGCGGCCAAGGCCCGCAAACGGCTCGCGACCTTCGCGCTCGACGGCGAGGTCACCTTCGCCTCGGCCGCCGACCGGGCCGCCTTCGTCCAGGAGCTGACCGCCGGGGTGAGCGCGCTCATCCGCAAGTACGACGCCCCCGACGCCGAGGGCGGCCGCGGGCACCGGATCGTCGTCGCCGTACACCCCACGGTCAAGCCGCAGGCCACCGAACTGCCCGACCAGTAA
- a CDS encoding antibiotic biosynthesis monooxygenase has product MTRRTDVHPVLDRPDVGAPFFSTWRVGTPQRQRQTVEAIADTWERRPWPADGLLGYFVYTAEDGSGLLHYSQWADEQAFEAFVKTRRQERNDAIDTAVPGIERVGLGRYRHYRGLTGDDRAARVPGCVVIVDVEFDGPDPARQRAWVDAVEEALAAEPNAHPGGISAHFHLSTDGTRVLNYAEWETAQAHIDALAAPGDGVGSPSPLWQRVQTWPGLKSSTVHRYEYALGLVPD; this is encoded by the coding sequence ATGACTCGCCGTACCGATGTCCATCCCGTCCTCGACCGCCCCGACGTCGGGGCACCCTTCTTCAGCACCTGGCGGGTGGGCACGCCCCAACGGCAGCGGCAGACCGTCGAGGCCATCGCCGACACCTGGGAGCGGCGGCCGTGGCCCGCCGACGGGCTGTTGGGGTATTTCGTCTATACGGCGGAGGACGGTTCGGGCCTGCTGCATTACTCGCAGTGGGCCGACGAGCAGGCATTCGAAGCCTTCGTCAAGACGCGTCGGCAGGAGCGCAACGACGCCATCGACACCGCCGTACCCGGGATCGAGCGGGTGGGGCTCGGGCGTTACCGGCACTACCGCGGCCTCACGGGGGACGACCGTGCGGCACGGGTGCCGGGATGCGTCGTGATCGTCGACGTCGAGTTCGACGGGCCCGACCCGGCGCGGCAGCGTGCCTGGGTGGACGCCGTCGAGGAGGCGCTCGCCGCCGAGCCGAACGCGCACCCCGGCGGTATCTCCGCCCACTTCCACCTCAGCACCGACGGCACCCGCGTCCTCAACTACGCCGAGTGGGAGACGGCCCAGGCCCACATCGACGCGCTCGCCGCACCCGGCGACGGGGTCGGTTCGCCCTCGCCGCTCTGGCAGCGTGTACAGACCTGGCCGGGACTGAAGAGCAGCACGGTCCACCGCTACGAGTACGCCCTCGGCCTCGTCCCCGACTGA
- a CDS encoding YihY/virulence factor BrkB family protein → MDEKRREAERVGKGPESEAETEERTGAETEERTGAGGPAGLPKPSWWAVVRRTVKEVRDDELSDRAAALTYYGVLSLFPALLVLVSLLGVAGQRTTDKLLANIGDLAPGPARDILRDAVVQLGESGGTGGVLAIVGLLAAVWSASGYVAAFIRTSNAVYDLPEGRPVWKLTPLRIALTLVLMLMLAASAMIVVFTGPLAERAGTTVGLGDAAIAIWDVAKWPVLLVLVTLMIALLYWAAPNVRGRGFRWVSPGGVLATLIWLAASAGFAVYAANFGSYNKTYGTLAGAVIFLVWLWLTNLAILLGLEFDAELSRERAITAGRPATEEPYVEPRDTRTWPPRLRALRAARSRAAAKPDAMSTGRARV, encoded by the coding sequence ATGGACGAGAAGCGGCGCGAGGCCGAGCGGGTGGGGAAGGGACCGGAATCCGAGGCGGAGACCGAGGAACGGACCGGCGCGGAGACCGAGGAACGGACCGGCGCGGGCGGTCCCGCCGGACTGCCGAAACCTTCGTGGTGGGCGGTGGTGCGGCGCACGGTCAAGGAGGTCCGGGACGACGAACTGTCCGACCGGGCAGCCGCGTTGACGTACTACGGCGTGCTGTCGCTGTTCCCGGCGTTGCTGGTGCTGGTGTCGCTGCTCGGGGTCGCCGGGCAGCGCACGACCGACAAACTCCTGGCCAACATCGGCGACTTGGCGCCCGGTCCCGCGCGGGACATCCTGCGGGACGCGGTCGTCCAGCTGGGCGAGAGCGGCGGCACGGGCGGAGTGCTGGCGATCGTCGGCCTCCTGGCGGCCGTGTGGTCGGCGTCGGGCTACGTGGCCGCGTTCATCCGTACCTCCAACGCGGTGTACGACCTGCCGGAGGGCCGCCCGGTGTGGAAGCTGACGCCCCTGCGTATCGCGCTGACCCTCGTGCTGATGCTGATGCTGGCGGCGAGCGCGATGATCGTGGTGTTCACCGGTCCGCTGGCCGAGCGCGCGGGCACGACGGTCGGGCTCGGCGACGCGGCCATCGCGATATGGGACGTCGCCAAGTGGCCGGTCCTGCTGGTGCTGGTGACCTTGATGATCGCGCTGCTCTACTGGGCGGCGCCCAACGTCCGTGGCCGGGGCTTCCGTTGGGTCAGCCCCGGCGGCGTCCTCGCCACGCTCATCTGGCTCGCCGCCTCCGCCGGCTTCGCCGTCTACGCCGCCAACTTCGGCTCCTACAACAAGACCTACGGCACCCTCGCAGGCGCCGTGATCTTCCTCGTCTGGCTCTGGCTCACCAACCTGGCGATCCTCCTGGGCCTCGAATTCGACGCGGAACTCTCCCGCGAACGCGCGATCACCGCGGGCCGCCCCGCCACCGAGGAGCCCTACGTGGAACCCCGGGACACCCGCACATGGCCCCCGCGCCTGCGGGCCCTACGAGCGGCCCGCTCCCGCGCCGCAGCCAAACCGGACGCGATGAGCACGGGGCGAGCGAGGGTGTGA
- a CDS encoding DUF3618 domain-containing protein: MTHTSGRSGTSGASSGHNGPVGAKGPDELRRQIEVTRAQLGDTVEELAAKADVKARVHSAWDRVPREAVVVGGAGVAVAAAGVLVWRHYH; encoded by the coding sequence ATGACGCACACATCCGGCAGGTCCGGCACGTCCGGTGCCTCCAGCGGGCACAACGGTCCGGTGGGAGCCAAGGGCCCCGACGAACTCCGGCGGCAGATCGAGGTGACCCGGGCGCAGCTCGGCGACACCGTCGAGGAACTCGCCGCCAAGGCCGATGTGAAGGCCAGGGTCCACTCCGCGTGGGACCGCGTGCCCCGGGAAGCGGTGGTCGTGGGCGGCGCGGGGGTCGCCGTGGCCGCAGCGGGGGTACTGGTCTGGCGGCACTACCACTAA
- a CDS encoding phage holin family protein, whose translation MTGTTETRPSRLVRSVRAARPGPSEHDHHSVGELVGQATEQLSLLVRQEVALAKEELAQKGRRAGRGGGLLGAAGAVAYVGFMTLAGAGVAALSLVLDVWAAALIVMGALFVIAAVLAVIGRAQIRRATPPRPELALDSVKADMDEIKGRARR comes from the coding sequence GTGACCGGTACCACCGAGACCAGGCCTTCGCGACTCGTGCGCTCCGTGCGAGCCGCACGTCCGGGGCCGAGCGAACACGACCACCACTCCGTGGGCGAGCTGGTCGGGCAGGCCACCGAACAGCTCTCCCTGCTCGTACGACAGGAGGTCGCCCTCGCCAAGGAGGAGCTGGCCCAGAAGGGGCGGCGCGCGGGGCGCGGCGGCGGGCTCCTCGGCGCGGCCGGCGCCGTCGCCTACGTGGGGTTCATGACCCTCGCCGGAGCCGGGGTCGCGGCGCTGTCGCTCGTACTGGACGTGTGGGCCGCCGCGCTCATCGTCATGGGCGCGCTGTTCGTGATCGCCGCCGTGCTGGCCGTGATCGGCCGCGCGCAAATCCGGCGGGCCACTCCGCCCAGGCCGGAGCTGGCGCTCGACAGCGTCAAGGCGGACATGGACGAGATCAAGGGAAGGGCTCGGCGATGA
- the dapA gene encoding 4-hydroxy-tetrahydrodipicolinate synthase: protein MTLTHRPAPFGRALCAMVTPFTASGALDLDGAQRLADRLVAQGCDGLVLSGTTGESPTTTDAEKAELIRAVRAAVGDRATIVAGVGTADTRHTVELALAAEKAGADGLLAVTPYYSRPPQDAVEAHFRELADASGLPVALYDIPGRTGTRIEPETMIRLAGHPRIVAVKDCAYDLLGTQKVLAETGLAYYTGCDEYVLALYAIGGSGYIGTVANVAPRQFRSVLDAFDAGDTGEAARLQRRTIPLTELMMSSGLPGTVTAKALLGRLGLPGGPVRAPLRPAGREMADGLLAAYERLVAA, encoded by the coding sequence ATGACCCTCACCCACCGCCCCGCCCCCTTCGGCCGCGCCCTCTGCGCGATGGTCACGCCCTTCACCGCGTCCGGCGCCCTCGACCTCGACGGGGCCCAGCGGCTCGCCGACCGGCTGGTGGCTCAGGGGTGTGACGGGCTGGTGCTGTCCGGTACGACGGGCGAGTCGCCGACGACGACGGACGCGGAGAAGGCGGAGCTGATCCGCGCCGTGCGCGCGGCGGTCGGCGACCGGGCCACGATCGTGGCGGGGGTGGGCACCGCCGACACCCGGCACACCGTGGAGCTGGCGCTGGCGGCCGAGAAGGCGGGCGCGGACGGGCTGTTGGCGGTGACGCCGTACTACAGCAGGCCCCCGCAGGACGCGGTCGAGGCCCACTTCCGCGAGCTGGCCGACGCCTCGGGACTGCCCGTCGCCCTGTACGACATCCCCGGCCGGACCGGCACCCGGATCGAACCGGAGACCATGATCCGGCTCGCGGGCCACCCCCGGATCGTGGCGGTGAAGGACTGCGCGTACGACCTCCTCGGCACCCAGAAGGTGCTGGCGGAGACGGGGTTGGCGTACTACACGGGCTGCGACGAGTACGTCCTGGCCCTGTACGCGATCGGCGGCTCGGGCTACATCGGCACGGTCGCGAACGTGGCGCCCCGTCAGTTCCGGTCGGTGCTCGACGCGTTCGACGCGGGCGACACCGGCGAGGCGGCCCGTCTGCAGCGACGGACCATCCCGCTCACCGAGTTGATGATGTCCTCCGGTCTGCCCGGCACCGTCACGGCGAAGGCGCTCCTGGGGCGGCTGGGCCTGCCCGGCGGGCCGGTGCGCGCACCGCTGCGGCCCGCCGGCCGGGAAATGGCCGACGGGCTGCTGGCGGCGTACGAGCGGCTCGTGGCCGCCTGA
- a CDS encoding WD40 repeat domain-containing protein — protein sequence MNVDELVRDSLREQAAEQPPLQPGFADRVLTVRRRRRTRGFATVAAATAAVVAVAVAVPLLDSGRNEVRLATEKNESDIIAHPDQSPPRDLIAAGDVALAAWYTSDTVLTSKKDTAVRERAYRILDQKTGKYVSDIRWSIVAVAPGMRTAAVLEKDLPAARIGLLDLLTGEVERWIPVDRGVANVEFSPDGTKLVATTYSENPDLLHRADYDSDGDGKKNDWEPDWSKSYRTGFYVVDVDSGKTDWSEVLPDEDNEMGILNSRQDFAFSGDGKLVYSGLTSEPHDQFYDLKGDKVDKPANEKHLTWSVEARLSPDGKLAAGGFAGGAKTTASEILDPYSGKRLHKIRGQQLLAWVDNNRLIAWDITAGDNEFHNALVLVTIGSDKTLPLSGARKGNDGAGGRWNAVFATR from the coding sequence GTGAACGTCGACGAACTGGTGCGGGACTCCCTGCGGGAGCAGGCCGCCGAACAGCCGCCCCTGCAGCCGGGCTTCGCCGACCGGGTGCTGACCGTCCGGCGCCGCCGCCGGACCCGTGGGTTCGCGACCGTCGCCGCGGCCACCGCCGCCGTGGTCGCCGTCGCGGTGGCCGTGCCGCTGCTGGACTCCGGCAGGAACGAGGTGCGGCTCGCCACGGAGAAGAACGAGAGCGACATCATCGCCCACCCCGACCAGTCGCCGCCGCGCGACCTGATCGCCGCCGGAGACGTGGCACTGGCCGCGTGGTACACCTCGGACACCGTCCTGACCTCGAAGAAGGACACAGCGGTCAGGGAACGCGCCTACCGGATCCTCGACCAGAAGACCGGCAAGTACGTCAGCGACATCCGCTGGTCCATCGTCGCCGTCGCCCCCGGCATGCGGACCGCCGCCGTCTTGGAGAAGGATCTGCCGGCCGCGCGGATCGGGCTCCTCGACCTGCTCACCGGCGAGGTCGAGCGCTGGATCCCGGTCGACCGGGGCGTCGCGAATGTCGAGTTCTCGCCCGACGGCACCAAGCTCGTCGCCACCACCTACAGCGAGAACCCTGATCTGCTGCACAGGGCGGACTACGACTCCGACGGCGACGGCAAGAAGAACGACTGGGAGCCGGACTGGTCCAAGTCGTACCGGACCGGCTTCTACGTCGTCGACGTCGACTCCGGGAAGACCGACTGGAGCGAGGTCCTCCCCGACGAGGACAATGAGATGGGAATCCTCAACTCCCGTCAGGACTTCGCCTTCAGCGGCGACGGGAAGCTGGTCTACTCCGGGCTGACCTCGGAACCGCACGACCAGTTCTACGACCTCAAGGGCGACAAGGTCGACAAGCCGGCCAACGAGAAGCATCTGACCTGGTCGGTGGAGGCGCGGCTCTCCCCGGACGGCAAGCTCGCGGCCGGCGGCTTCGCGGGCGGCGCCAAGACCACCGCCTCCGAGATCCTCGACCCGTACAGCGGCAAGCGGCTCCACAAGATCCGCGGACAGCAACTGCTCGCCTGGGTCGACAACAACCGGCTCATCGCCTGGGACATCACCGCCGGCGACAACGAGTTCCACAACGCCCTGGTGCTCGTCACCATCGGCAGTGACAAGACGCTCCCGCTCAGCGGCGCCCGCAAGGGCAACGACGGCGCGGGCGGTCGCTGGAACGCGGTCTTCGCCACCCGCTGA
- a CDS encoding SigE family RNA polymerase sigma factor, producing MDAAGQESFREFVAGRSSALLKTAVLLSGGDRHAAEDLLQNALIKAAGRWQRIDEPEAYVRQILYRQQVSRWRLKWRRRELTVAEPPESGAAVDGAAGVELRLVMRGALARLTARQRSVLVLRYFEDLPEADVARILGCSVGTVRSTTHRSLARLRSLAPELAALGPAEAEQQPSRDFSPVEVRP from the coding sequence ATGGATGCCGCGGGGCAGGAGAGTTTCCGGGAGTTCGTGGCCGGGCGGTCGTCGGCGCTGCTGAAGACGGCCGTCCTGCTGAGCGGCGGGGACCGGCACGCCGCCGAGGACCTGCTGCAGAACGCGCTGATCAAGGCCGCCGGGCGCTGGCAGCGGATCGACGAGCCGGAGGCGTACGTACGGCAGATCCTCTACCGGCAGCAGGTCAGCCGATGGCGGCTGAAATGGCGACGCCGGGAGCTGACCGTCGCCGAGCCGCCGGAGAGCGGCGCCGCCGTGGACGGCGCGGCCGGGGTGGAGCTGCGGCTGGTGATGCGCGGGGCGCTGGCCCGGCTGACCGCCCGGCAGCGGTCCGTGCTCGTACTCCGCTACTTCGAGGATCTGCCCGAGGCCGATGTGGCCCGCATCCTCGGCTGCTCCGTCGGGACGGTCCGGTCCACGACCCACCGCTCGCTCGCCCGGCTGCGTTCGCTCGCGCCCGAGCTGGCCGCCCTCGGTCCCGCCGAGGCCGAGCAGCAGCCGTCCCGTGACTTCTCGCCCGTGGAGGTGCGTCCGTGA
- the dapD gene encoding 2,3,4,5-tetrahydropyridine-2,6-dicarboxylate N-succinyltransferase produces MTDTTAPRTTGAVAAGLATIAADGTVLDTWFPAPELSAEPGPSGTERLSAEQAAQQLGGAATAAIGQDTRRGVEVVAVRTVISSLDEKPIDTHDAYLRLHLLSHRLVKPHGQSLDGIFGLLANVAWTSLGPVAVDELEKVRLNARAEGLHLQVTSVDKFPRMTDYVAPKGVRIADADRVRLGAHLAEGTTVMHEGFVNFNAGTLGTSMVEGRISAGVVVGDGSDIGGGASTMGTLSGGGNVIIAIGERCLIGAEAGVGIALGDECVVEAGLYVTAGTRVTMPDGQVVKARELSGASNILFRRNSVTGTVEARPNNAVWGGLNEILHSHN; encoded by the coding sequence ATGACCGACACGACTGCTCCTCGCACCACCGGCGCCGTGGCCGCCGGCCTCGCCACGATCGCCGCCGACGGCACTGTTCTCGACACCTGGTTCCCCGCGCCCGAGCTCTCCGCCGAGCCGGGCCCCTCCGGCACCGAGCGGCTGAGCGCCGAGCAGGCCGCGCAGCAGCTGGGTGGCGCCGCGACGGCGGCGATCGGTCAGGACACCCGTCGGGGCGTCGAAGTGGTCGCGGTCCGTACGGTCATCTCCTCGCTCGACGAGAAGCCGATCGACACGCACGACGCCTACCTGCGCCTCCACCTGCTCTCCCACCGCCTGGTCAAGCCGCACGGCCAGAGCCTGGACGGCATCTTCGGCCTCCTCGCCAACGTCGCCTGGACCTCGCTCGGCCCCGTCGCCGTCGACGAGCTGGAGAAGGTGCGCCTCAACGCGCGCGCCGAGGGCCTGCACCTCCAGGTCACGTCGGTCGACAAGTTCCCGCGCATGACGGACTACGTGGCCCCCAAGGGCGTCCGGATCGCCGACGCCGACCGCGTCCGCCTCGGCGCCCACCTCGCCGAGGGCACCACGGTCATGCACGAGGGCTTCGTCAACTTCAACGCGGGCACCCTCGGCACGTCGATGGTCGAGGGCCGTATCTCCGCCGGCGTCGTGGTCGGCGACGGCTCGGACATCGGCGGCGGCGCCTCCACCATGGGCACGCTGTCCGGCGGCGGCAACGTCATCATCGCCATCGGCGAGCGCTGTCTGATCGGCGCCGAGGCGGGCGTCGGCATCGCCCTCGGCGACGAGTGCGTCGTCGAGGCCGGCCTCTACGTCACCGCCGGCACCCGCGTCACGATGCCCGACGGCCAGGTCGTCAAGGCCCGCGAGCTCTCCGGCGCCTCGAACATCCTCTTCCGCCGCAACTCGGTCACCGGCACGGTCGAGGCCCGTCCGAACAACGCGGTCTGGGGCGGCCTGAACGAGATCCTGCACAGCCACAACTGA
- a CDS encoding TetR/AcrR family transcriptional regulator, translating into MARRHDPERRQRIIDAAIRVVAAKGIAGLSHRTVAAEADVPLGSTTYHFKTLDELMVAALRQANEGFAKTVAARAALGDPDTDLAAELAALGSEWLAGDRTGVEVEYELYLAALRRPTLRPVADEWGRGFAEILARRTDPVTARALVALVDGICLQVLLTGAPYDEEYAREVLARVIP; encoded by the coding sequence ATGGCCAGGCGTCACGACCCCGAGCGACGGCAGCGGATCATCGACGCGGCGATCCGGGTCGTCGCGGCGAAGGGCATCGCCGGGCTGAGCCACCGGACCGTGGCCGCCGAGGCGGACGTACCGCTCGGCTCGACGACGTACCACTTCAAGACCCTCGACGAGCTGATGGTCGCCGCCCTGCGGCAGGCCAACGAGGGCTTCGCGAAGACGGTCGCCGCGCGCGCCGCCCTGGGGGACCCCGACACGGACCTCGCCGCCGAACTCGCCGCGCTGGGCAGCGAATGGCTCGCCGGGGACCGTACGGGCGTGGAGGTGGAGTACGAGCTCTACCTCGCCGCCCTGCGCCGGCCCACCCTGCGGCCCGTCGCCGACGAGTGGGGGCGGGGCTTCGCCGAGATCCTCGCCCGCCGCACCGACCCGGTGACCGCGCGGGCGCTGGTCGCGCTGGTCGACGGCATCTGCCTACAGGTACTGCTGACGGGGGCGCCGTACGACGAGGAGTACGCCCGGGAGGTGCTGGCGCGGGTGATTCCCTGA
- a CDS encoding DMT family transporter, whose protein sequence is MGYLLLAGAIAAEVAATTAMKYSEGFSKVWPSLVTGVGYLISFVLLAQALKSMSIGTAYAIWSGVGTATVAALGLVLFGEGLSFAKAAGIVLIIAGVVVLNLGGAH, encoded by the coding sequence ATGGGATATCTGTTGCTCGCCGGCGCCATAGCCGCCGAAGTGGCCGCCACCACCGCCATGAAGTACAGCGAGGGCTTCAGCAAGGTGTGGCCGTCGCTGGTCACCGGGGTGGGTTACCTCATCTCCTTCGTGCTGCTCGCCCAGGCGCTCAAGTCGATGTCGATCGGCACGGCGTACGCGATCTGGTCCGGGGTCGGCACCGCGACGGTCGCCGCGCTCGGGCTGGTGCTCTTCGGGGAGGGGCTGAGCTTCGCCAAGGCCGCCGGGATCGTGCTGATCATCGCCGGAGTGGTGGTGCTGAACCTGGGAGGCGCCCACTGA
- a CDS encoding AbfB domain-containing protein: MPPKKPGPDPDQTPPNLPVLRSAKVWETGVAPNDTRIPGTRRLWLAGALALAVVSSCVTAITLQSMGPDETSQNEGRTTTAADDGVLPSLPLPSASPSATSAPDGKSGLTKPQESKGGSKNDDEDKGSGDSDSSESQQGGAKPTSEPSKSTTPTKKPPSTTTKSVQSANYPDRYWHLRGGVIRLDQVSSRSGSETREDSSFKVVSGLAKSSCYSFRMSDGRYVRHQNFRLRVSGNDGSELFRQDATFCPVQSPYSDAVMLQAVNYPDRFVRHENFELVLDPYGYNTTGRQDFFFRFVKGLG, translated from the coding sequence ATGCCGCCAAAAAAGCCCGGACCTGATCCGGACCAGACCCCGCCCAACCTTCCCGTGCTCAGATCCGCGAAGGTGTGGGAGACGGGTGTCGCCCCGAACGACACCCGAATACCGGGCACGCGCCGCCTGTGGCTGGCCGGCGCCCTCGCCCTCGCCGTCGTCTCCTCCTGCGTGACCGCGATCACCTTGCAGAGCATGGGACCTGACGAGACGTCACAGAACGAGGGCCGCACCACCACGGCCGCCGACGACGGAGTCCTCCCCTCTCTCCCCCTTCCGTCCGCGTCGCCCTCCGCGACCTCGGCGCCGGACGGCAAGAGCGGCCTGACGAAGCCGCAGGAGTCCAAGGGCGGCTCGAAGAACGACGACGAGGACAAGGGGTCCGGGGACTCCGATTCGTCCGAGAGCCAGCAGGGCGGCGCCAAGCCGACTTCCGAGCCGTCGAAGTCGACGACGCCCACCAAGAAGCCGCCGTCCACCACCACCAAGTCCGTACAGTCCGCCAACTACCCGGACCGCTACTGGCACCTGCGCGGCGGTGTGATCCGGCTGGACCAGGTGAGCTCCCGCAGCGGAAGCGAGACCAGGGAGGACTCCTCCTTCAAGGTCGTCTCCGGCCTCGCCAAGTCCTCCTGCTACTCGTTCCGGATGTCGGACGGCCGCTACGTCCGGCACCAGAACTTCCGGCTCCGCGTCAGCGGCAACGACGGCTCGGAGCTCTTCCGGCAGGACGCCACCTTCTGCCCCGTGCAGTCCCCGTACTCGGACGCCGTGATGCTCCAGGCGGTGAACTATCCCGACCGCTTTGTGCGCCACGAGAATTTCGAGCTGGTTCTGGACCCGTACGGCTACAACACGACCGGCCGCCAGGACTTCTTCTTCCGCTTCGTGAAGGGTCTCGGCTGA
- a CDS encoding metal-sulfur cluster assembly factor — MSDTVEMKPASEEEVREALYDVVDPELGIDVVNLGLIYGIHIDDANIATIDMTLTSAACPLTDVIEDQAKSATDGLVNELRINWVWMPPWGPDKITDDGREQLRALGFNV, encoded by the coding sequence ATGAGCGACACCGTGGAGATGAAGCCGGCCTCCGAGGAGGAGGTCCGCGAGGCCCTGTACGACGTCGTCGACCCGGAGCTGGGCATCGACGTCGTCAACCTCGGCCTCATCTACGGCATTCACATCGACGACGCGAACATCGCGACGATCGACATGACCCTGACCTCGGCGGCCTGCCCGCTGACGGACGTCATCGAGGACCAGGCCAAGTCCGCCACCGACGGCCTCGTCAACGAACTCCGCATCAACTGGGTCTGGATGCCCCCGTGGGGCCCCGACAAGATCACGGACGACGGCCGTGAGCAGCTCAGGGCGCTCGGGTTCAACGTCTGA
- the sufU gene encoding Fe-S cluster assembly sulfur transfer protein SufU, with translation MKLDSMYQEVILDHYKHPHGRGLRDGDAEVHHVNPTCGDEITLRVKYDGTTIQDVSYEGQGCSISQASASVLNDLLVGKDLAAAQKIQETFLELMQSKGRIEPDDAMEEVLEDAVAFAGVSKYPARVKCALLSWMAWKDATAQALGAEAERKTA, from the coding sequence ATGAAGCTGGACTCGATGTACCAGGAAGTCATCCTGGACCACTACAAGCACCCGCACGGGCGGGGCTTGCGGGATGGCGACGCCGAGGTGCACCACGTGAACCCGACGTGCGGCGACGAGATCACGCTGCGAGTGAAGTACGACGGCACGACCATCCAGGACGTCTCGTACGAGGGTCAGGGCTGCTCGATCAGCCAGGCCTCGGCCTCCGTTCTGAACGATCTACTCGTCGGCAAGGACCTGGCCGCGGCGCAGAAGATCCAGGAGACCTTCCTGGAGCTGATGCAGTCCAAGGGCCGGATCGAGCCGGACGACGCGATGGAGGAGGTGCTGGAGGACGCGGTCGCGTTCGCCGGTGTCTCCAAGTACCCGGCCCGGGTCAAGTGCGCCCTCCTGAGCTGGATGGCGTGGAAGGACGCGACGGCCCAGGCGCTGGGCGCCGAAGCCGAAAGGAAGACGGCATGA